The DNA region tctgacagtgcggcgctccctcagtactgaccctccgacagtccggcactccctcagtacaaactctctgacagtgcggcgctccctcagtactgaccctccgacagtgcggcactccctcagcactgaccctccgacagtgcggcgctccctcagtactgaccctccgacagtgcggcactccctcagtactgaccctccgacagtgcggcactccctcagcactgaccctccgacagtgcggcgctccctcagtactgaccctccgacagtgcggcactccctcagcactgaccctctgacagtgttgaaATATGCACAAATATCTGTCCGGTGGGTGGGCTCTGGTTGGGGGAGTGGTGAATGGAAAGAAAGCACTCTGCTGATGAGGTGGGCACTTCCTCGTAAAAATGTCCCGTTGGCGGAGCGGGCATGCTGCGGGTTGGGATGGGTGATGTGAGCAGTGTGAGATTTCTCTTCAATCTCTCAGTCGAATTCTCTTCCTCCGCAATCCTCTCCGTCCTTTCTCATTGGCAGTTCAGGGACTACCAGAGTTTTGCCAAACATGGCTGCACCAAGGATAACCCTATCCTGGAGAGGTTCATCAGTCTGTTCAACAGCGTGTCCCAGTGGGTCCAGATGATGGTACTGAGCATGCGCACCCCGCAACAGAGGGCAGAGGTCATCACCAAATTCGTCCACGTCGCCCAGGTACGGCAACCCAATGCGAAGGGCACGGGTCAAAGGTCAGGGGCCCAGCGCGGGAGACTTCTGACCAATCAGGCACATGACGTCCCCGTCAAAAACtccccaggacaggaacagcacagggttagatacagagtaaagcttcctctacactgtccccaatcaaacacctcccaggacagggacagcacggggttagatacagagtaaagctccctctacactgtcccccatcaagcactccccaggacagggacagcacggggttagatacagagtaaagctccctctacactgtcccgccGGCCAAAAGCTCCCGAGGACAGggccagcacggggttagatacagagtaaagctccctctacactgtcccccccgtCCAaaaactccccaggacagggccagcacagggttagatacagagtaaagctccctcaacactgtccccaatcaaacaccccccaggacagggacagcacggggttagatacagagtaaagctccctctacactgtcccccatcaaacactccccaggacagggacagcacggggttagatacagagtaaagctccctatgTTTTCTGTCCCTTGCAGAGACTGCTCCAGCTCCAGAATTACAACACTCTGATGGCAGTGATCGGTGGGCTGAGTCACAGCGCCATCTCCCGCCTGAAGGAAACCTACCATTACGTCAGCCCCGATGTCGTAAAGGTAGGAGCCTAGGGAACGGGGTTCTGTTCAACTGTGCACTGCTTAGGGCCTGTAGAACCCTGCACCGATCAGAGCCTATGGAACACTGCACCGATCAGAGCCTATAGAACAGTGCACCAATCAGCGCCTGTAGAACAGTGCACCGATCAGAGCCTATAGAACCCTGCACCGATCAGAGCCTATAGAACACTGCACCGATCAGAGCCTATAGAACCCTGCACCGATCAGAGCCTATAGAACCCTGCACCGATCAGAGCCTATAGAACACCTCACCGATCAGAGCCTATAGAACACTTCACCGATCAGAGCCTATAGAACTGTGCACTGATCGGAGCCTATGGAACACCTCACCGATCAAAGCCTATAGAACACCTCACCGATCAGAGCCTATAGAAGACTGCAGTGATCAGAGCCTATAGAACACTTCACCGATCAGAGCCTATAGAACAGTGCACCGATCAGAGCCTATTGAAC from Chiloscyllium plagiosum isolate BGI_BamShark_2017 unplaced genomic scaffold, ASM401019v2 scaf_70356, whole genome shotgun sequence includes:
- the LOC122545772 gene encoding RAS guanyl-releasing protein 2-like, with translation MLRVGMGDVSSVRFLFNLSVEFSSSAILSVLSHWQFRDYQSFAKHGCTKDNPILERFISLFNSVSQWVQMMVLSMRTPQQRAEVITKFVHVAQRLLQLQNYNTLMAVIGGLSHSAISRLKETYHYVSPDVVKVGA